Proteins encoded by one window of Akkermansia muciniphila ATCC BAA-835:
- a CDS encoding HPr family phosphocarrier protein: MVTKELTIINKLGIHARPAAQFVKLASKFDADIVVEKDGEEVDGKSILGLMMLAVGHGSKITITAEGKDEQEALNALEDLIYRKFEED; the protein is encoded by the coding sequence ATGGTCACCAAGGAACTCACCATCATCAACAAACTCGGCATTCACGCACGCCCGGCTGCTCAATTCGTCAAACTGGCCAGCAAATTTGATGCAGACATTGTCGTGGAGAAGGATGGCGAGGAAGTTGACGGCAAGAGCATTCTGGGTTTGATGATGCTGGCGGTAGGCCACGGCTCCAAGATCACCATCACGGCGGAAGGGAAGGACGAACAGGAAGCGCTGAACGCGCTGGAAGACCTGATTTACCGCAAGTTTGAAGAAGATTGA
- the hprK gene encoding HPr(Ser) kinase/phosphatase has protein sequence MFSKSKVKKVDFVTLSKFYGKYKEALQLELINSPAGLSRHICEPALNRPGLAIAGFYSYFANKRIQVFGSAELAYLQKLPEGMRKSRIQRMFRCEVPGIVFSRDKIPPREIVELADEAGVCVFRTSLVTMKFVNSATIILENEFAESVTLHGCMVDVRGVGVLIRGKSGVGKSETALGLIERGAALVADDMVYVRNVGGELVASAPEMSRGFMEVRGLGIVNITTLFGLKSIRHNKRLDLIVTLIPAKDQEELDRLGLEREGLDVLGEKVLHVQLSVAPGRDIARLVEVAAMDYHLKDMGIDMAGEFNRRLMSNFQSSEN, from the coding sequence ATGTTCAGCAAATCCAAAGTGAAGAAAGTGGATTTCGTCACCCTGTCCAAATTTTACGGCAAGTACAAGGAAGCCCTTCAACTGGAACTCATCAACAGCCCCGCCGGCCTCAGCCGCCACATCTGCGAACCCGCCCTCAACCGCCCCGGGCTGGCGATCGCCGGCTTCTACTCCTACTTTGCCAACAAACGTATCCAGGTTTTCGGCTCCGCGGAGCTGGCCTATCTTCAAAAACTGCCGGAAGGCATGCGCAAATCTCGCATTCAGCGCATGTTCCGGTGCGAGGTGCCGGGCATCGTCTTCTCCCGTGACAAAATTCCCCCCCGGGAAATCGTGGAGCTGGCGGATGAAGCCGGCGTCTGCGTCTTCCGCACGAGCCTGGTGACCATGAAATTCGTCAACTCAGCCACCATCATTCTGGAAAACGAATTCGCGGAAAGCGTCACCCTGCACGGCTGCATGGTGGACGTGCGCGGAGTGGGCGTCCTCATCCGCGGCAAGAGCGGCGTGGGGAAGAGTGAAACGGCCCTGGGCCTGATTGAACGCGGCGCGGCCCTCGTGGCGGACGACATGGTGTACGTGCGCAACGTGGGCGGAGAACTGGTGGCCAGCGCTCCGGAAATGAGCCGCGGCTTCATGGAGGTACGCGGCCTGGGCATCGTCAACATCACCACCCTTTTCGGCCTGAAATCCATCCGCCACAACAAGCGTCTGGACCTCATCGTCACCCTCATTCCCGCCAAGGACCAGGAAGAGCTGGACAGGCTTGGCCTGGAGCGGGAGGGGCTGGACGTCCTGGGGGAAAAAGTGCTCCATGTTCAGCTTTCCGTGGCTCCCGGCAGGGATATTGCCAGGCTGGTGGAAGTAGCCGCCATGGACTATCATCTCAAGGACATGGGCATCGACATGGCCGGGGAGTTCAACCGCCGCCTCATGTCAAACTTCCAATCCTCCGAAAACTAG
- a CDS encoding dipeptidase, translating into MNRLDQLATLLRFPSISAQKEHARDVSDCADWLVDKLSGMGLEAKACKTPLHPIVLARSPREEGKPTVLIYGHYDVQPVDPVELWESDPFEPEVRDGKIYARGATDNKGQLFAHILGVEELLCQNGGHLPVNVIFLLEGEEEVGSGSLSQFIKEHREELACDVIVVSDTGMAAPDTPTFSYGLRGLAGAEIIVKGPSADLHSGVFGGAVANPIAALAEIIASFHDEEGRVAVRGFYDGVEPIATWERSMWATVPGMSNEELAQLTGVETVVTEAGFTGAECIFARPTLEINGIGGGYQGEGSKTIIPSHAFAKISCRLVPGQQPERIATLLEEHVKKHSPKGVTVEFRRGHGGNAYVCDPNSEFGLAAQQALEEAFGHKPVLVREGGSIPIIEEMKRVLGADALMLGMCLPDARIHSPNENFPVDLFSKGIDMSQILLRRLGQIKH; encoded by the coding sequence ATGAACAGACTGGATCAATTAGCCACCTTGTTGAGATTTCCAAGCATTTCCGCACAGAAGGAACACGCCCGGGACGTGAGTGATTGCGCGGACTGGCTGGTAGACAAATTGTCCGGCATGGGATTGGAAGCAAAGGCCTGTAAAACGCCCCTCCATCCCATTGTGCTGGCCCGCAGCCCGCGGGAGGAAGGAAAGCCCACCGTGCTGATTTACGGCCATTACGACGTGCAGCCCGTAGATCCTGTGGAATTATGGGAATCCGACCCGTTTGAACCGGAAGTGAGGGACGGGAAGATTTACGCCCGCGGCGCTACGGACAACAAGGGGCAGCTGTTCGCCCATATTCTGGGCGTGGAGGAATTGCTCTGCCAGAACGGAGGCCACCTCCCCGTAAATGTGATTTTCCTTCTGGAAGGGGAGGAAGAAGTGGGCAGCGGCAGTCTTTCCCAGTTTATCAAGGAGCACAGGGAAGAGCTGGCCTGCGACGTTATTGTAGTTTCCGATACCGGCATGGCCGCTCCGGACACCCCTACGTTTTCCTACGGGCTGCGCGGCCTGGCCGGGGCGGAAATTATCGTCAAAGGCCCTTCCGCGGATCTTCATTCCGGCGTATTCGGAGGAGCGGTGGCCAATCCCATCGCCGCTCTTGCGGAAATAATCGCCTCCTTCCACGATGAAGAGGGGCGTGTGGCCGTGAGAGGGTTTTACGACGGCGTGGAACCTATCGCCACATGGGAACGCAGCATGTGGGCCACGGTTCCCGGCATGAGCAATGAGGAGCTGGCTCAGCTGACGGGCGTGGAAACCGTGGTGACGGAGGCCGGTTTCACCGGAGCGGAATGTATTTTTGCCCGCCCGACGCTGGAAATCAACGGTATCGGCGGAGGTTACCAGGGTGAGGGAAGCAAGACGATTATCCCCAGCCATGCCTTTGCCAAAATTTCATGCCGCCTGGTGCCGGGACAGCAGCCTGAAAGGATTGCAACCCTGCTGGAAGAACATGTAAAGAAACATTCCCCCAAGGGCGTCACGGTGGAATTCAGGCGGGGCCATGGCGGGAATGCTTACGTGTGCGATCCGAATTCCGAGTTCGGTCTTGCCGCCCAGCAGGCGCTGGAAGAGGCTTTTGGCCACAAACCCGTGCTGGTAAGGGAAGGGGGCAGCATCCCGATCATTGAAGAGATGAAGCGCGTGCTGGGAGCGGATGCCCTGATGCTGGGCATGTGCCTTCCGGATGCCCGCATCCATTCCCCCAATGAGAACTTTCCCGTGGATTTGTTCTCCAAGGGCATTGACATGAGCCAGATTCTTCTGCGCCGCCTGGGGCAGATCAAGCATTGA
- a CDS encoding ABC transporter ATP-binding protein produces the protein MDQPVAAEIVNLHKTFKTGLGKPVVHAVRGIDMNIRQGEVYGLIGPNGSGKSTLMKALLGLVRPTEGSCSIFGRSSLAPDSKEEVGFLPENPYFYKFLTGAETVSFYGRLCGLSGKSLKEKVRELLELVGLADAADRRLGGYSKGMLQRIGMAQALVQSPRLLVLDEPTAGVDPLGSRDIRNIIENLKGRGMTVFLCSHLLEQVQEVCDRVGVIFKGLLIAEGSVNELTRDSDKQEILLEHASPELMERLKEMVKEDGRAVWLEDGHPRNSLESVFLKSLLEWKEKHPNPEP, from the coding sequence ATGGACCAGCCTGTAGCCGCTGAAATAGTCAACCTGCACAAGACCTTTAAAACAGGTCTTGGCAAACCCGTGGTGCATGCCGTGCGGGGGATAGACATGAATATCCGGCAAGGGGAGGTATATGGCCTCATTGGCCCGAACGGCTCCGGCAAGTCCACCCTGATGAAGGCCCTGCTGGGGCTGGTGAGGCCTACGGAAGGTTCCTGTTCCATTTTCGGCAGGTCCAGCCTAGCTCCGGACAGCAAGGAGGAAGTGGGCTTTCTTCCGGAAAATCCCTACTTTTACAAATTCCTGACGGGGGCGGAAACTGTTTCCTTTTACGGCAGGCTGTGCGGCCTGAGCGGAAAATCCCTGAAAGAGAAAGTCAGGGAACTGCTGGAGCTGGTGGGATTGGCTGATGCGGCGGACAGGCGGCTGGGCGGCTATTCCAAGGGGATGCTCCAGCGCATCGGCATGGCGCAGGCCCTGGTTCAGTCCCCCCGCCTGCTGGTTCTGGACGAACCGACCGCCGGCGTGGATCCTCTGGGGTCGAGGGATATCCGGAACATTATCGAAAACCTGAAAGGGCGGGGGATGACCGTATTTCTGTGTTCCCACCTGCTGGAACAGGTGCAGGAGGTTTGCGACCGGGTGGGCGTCATTTTTAAAGGGCTGCTCATTGCGGAAGGGTCTGTGAATGAGCTGACGCGGGATTCCGACAAGCAGGAAATACTTCTGGAACATGCTTCCCCGGAATTGATGGAACGGCTGAAGGAGATGGTGAAGGAAGACGGCCGTGCCGTTTGGCTGGAGGATGGGCATCCGCGCAACTCCCTGGAAAGCGTATTTCTAAAAAGTTTGTTGGAATGGAAGGAAAAGCATCCCAATCCGGAACCGTAA
- a CDS encoding 5-formyltetrahydrofolate cyclo-ligase, which yields MEGKASQSGTVSGPAAAKREVRRMIRERVGGLDAAAREAMSRSICLRVSALVREKNFRRVAVFAARPGEVDLLSLLDLLPDREWYFPLVHEGRRLSFHRVCHHGELVAGSWGIREPGPGCPELHAGEMDLIVLPGAAFTRDGKRLGYGGGFYDTLLAGPAAGVPLAGVCFPCQLLDDLPMEAHDRHVDMVIAPGGE from the coding sequence ATGGAAGGAAAAGCATCCCAATCCGGAACCGTAAGCGGTCCGGCGGCTGCCAAACGGGAAGTGCGCCGCATGATACGTGAAAGGGTGGGCGGATTGGATGCCGCCGCCCGGGAAGCCATGTCCCGTTCCATCTGCCTCCGTGTGTCGGCTCTGGTGCGGGAGAAGAATTTCCGGCGCGTGGCTGTTTTTGCCGCCAGGCCGGGAGAGGTGGATTTGCTTTCCCTGCTGGATCTGCTTCCGGACCGGGAATGGTACTTCCCGCTGGTGCATGAGGGGAGAAGGCTGAGTTTTCACCGTGTATGCCATCACGGGGAATTGGTGGCGGGCAGCTGGGGCATACGCGAACCCGGTCCGGGATGCCCGGAACTGCATGCGGGGGAAATGGATTTGATCGTGCTGCCTGGGGCCGCATTTACCAGGGACGGCAAGCGGCTGGGGTATGGCGGCGGATTTTATGATACGCTGCTGGCCGGCCCGGCTGCTGGGGTGCCGCTGGCGGGAGTCTGCTTCCCCTGCCAGCTTCTGGACGATCTGCCCATGGAAGCCCATGACAGGCATGTGGACATGGTGATTGCGCCGGGAGGGGAGTAA
- a CDS encoding GTPase family protein, which yields MLTGGKNVIPHAVRDVADAAAAFSARIGPDRHFDSQKKVEEALAECCSPQNVTVIGMTGSGKSSTLDALAGEQFCSRVSSEATLVRWQYRPHPAPHTHEWVLDLFYPSDALLNLEFWDTIGLEQEDAPRKLKHIVPKSDAILVVISASDGNHSALWDYLRTLEERLHSRMVLVITHAELLSFEKLQSLKEELRSTSREHLGVQLPLYPVTTAGEHAGEGVEALTACVQEVLKRSPLTDKRVERLLLATDSLLEEQGKVLDELSRLSKMDSGFLTSIDREIDRIQLQMEDEMPARLKAYAQYVQDCVPRLGKKSARQMGRFLSIRRTMILHKLPPVIDEWFYELVKSGIEERHAYYNKEFLNICQTHWNHVRPRVKEQWDCDIGDFPAAKLQTDLEVYKERLGRSIYMPLKDFGIKPCLSKLFLDQEDVMRTEIKLMLLLVILGALLGCFGEHAAGFACVGAALAVWVGGNLGLAWMQFRLSRQIVAAAAEMHIAVECGLRTPLYEAMISGLSDYRKLYADIRGQVAGGVEYLQPLLNARYDLFYKLTVQKHRFRI from the coding sequence ATGCTGACAGGAGGAAAAAACGTGATTCCGCATGCGGTGCGGGACGTAGCGGATGCCGCCGCGGCGTTTTCCGCCCGCATCGGCCCCGACCGTCATTTCGATTCCCAGAAAAAGGTGGAGGAAGCCCTGGCCGAATGCTGCTCTCCGCAGAATGTCACCGTCATCGGCATGACAGGGTCCGGCAAATCCTCTACGCTGGACGCCCTGGCCGGGGAACAGTTCTGTTCCCGCGTGTCCAGTGAAGCCACACTGGTCCGCTGGCAGTACAGGCCTCATCCCGCCCCACACACCCATGAATGGGTTCTGGACCTTTTTTACCCGTCGGACGCCCTGCTCAACCTGGAGTTCTGGGATACCATCGGCCTGGAACAGGAGGATGCCCCCAGAAAGCTGAAGCACATCGTTCCCAAATCGGATGCCATCCTTGTGGTTATTTCCGCCAGTGACGGCAACCATTCCGCCCTGTGGGACTATCTCCGGACGCTGGAGGAACGTCTTCATTCCCGCATGGTTCTCGTCATCACCCATGCGGAGCTGCTCTCCTTTGAGAAGCTTCAATCCTTGAAAGAGGAGCTACGCTCCACCTCCCGGGAACACCTGGGCGTGCAGCTGCCTCTGTACCCTGTCACGACCGCCGGAGAGCATGCAGGGGAAGGAGTGGAAGCCCTGACGGCATGCGTTCAGGAAGTGCTGAAACGCAGCCCGCTGACGGACAAGCGCGTGGAACGCCTCCTGCTGGCTACGGACAGCCTTCTGGAAGAACAGGGGAAGGTGCTTGATGAACTGAGCCGCCTTTCCAAGATGGATTCCGGCTTCCTGACGTCTATTGACCGGGAAATCGACCGCATCCAGCTCCAGATGGAGGATGAAATGCCGGCACGCCTCAAGGCGTACGCGCAATACGTGCAGGACTGCGTGCCGCGTCTGGGGAAAAAGTCGGCACGCCAGATGGGGCGTTTCCTATCCATCCGGCGCACGATGATCCTGCACAAACTTCCTCCCGTCATTGACGAATGGTTTTATGAGCTGGTCAAATCCGGCATTGAGGAACGGCACGCGTATTACAACAAGGAATTCCTGAACATCTGCCAGACGCACTGGAACCATGTGCGCCCGCGCGTGAAGGAACAATGGGACTGCGACATAGGGGATTTCCCGGCCGCAAAACTCCAGACGGATCTGGAAGTGTACAAGGAGAGGCTGGGACGTTCCATTTACATGCCCCTGAAGGACTTCGGCATCAAGCCGTGCCTCAGCAAGCTTTTTCTGGATCAGGAGGATGTGATGAGGACGGAAATCAAGCTGATGCTCCTTCTGGTGATTCTGGGAGCCCTGCTGGGCTGTTTCGGAGAGCACGCAGCAGGGTTCGCCTGCGTAGGCGCGGCCCTGGCCGTCTGGGTGGGCGGCAACCTGGGGCTGGCCTGGATGCAGTTCCGCCTGTCCCGCCAGATCGTGGCCGCAGCGGCGGAAATGCACATTGCCGTGGAATGCGGGCTACGCACCCCCCTGTATGAAGCCATGATCAGCGGACTTTCCGACTACCGAAAACTGTATGCGGACATCCGCGGTCAGGTAGCCGGAGGGGTAGAATACCTCCAGCCCCTGCTCAACGCCCGCTACGACCTGTTTTATAAACTGACCGTGCAGAAACACCGGTTCCGTATCTAG
- a CDS encoding YggS family pyridoxal phosphate-dependent enzyme — protein sequence MSIQQNLEHILSRIRAAELRAGRPAGSVRLVAVSKTFPAEDVKACHDAGQRIFGENKVQEGLGKIPSLPPDTEWHLIGPLQRNKVRKALEYFTLIHAVDSLRLARFMDTVAQETGKRPRILLEVNVGNEDSKFGFFPETLEKEWPELSSLNHLEIAGLMCIPPPVENPEEARPYFRRLRELKEVLSGRGGATLTELSMGMSHDFETAIEEGATLVRVGTAIFGGRSYAPAS from the coding sequence ATGAGCATCCAACAAAATCTGGAACATATTCTCTCCCGCATACGCGCAGCGGAACTCCGCGCCGGACGTCCGGCGGGTTCCGTCCGCCTCGTCGCCGTCAGCAAAACTTTTCCCGCAGAGGATGTGAAAGCGTGCCATGATGCGGGCCAGCGCATTTTCGGTGAAAACAAGGTCCAGGAGGGACTGGGAAAAATCCCCTCCCTTCCTCCGGATACGGAATGGCATCTCATTGGCCCCCTCCAGCGCAACAAGGTGCGCAAGGCCCTGGAATATTTCACGCTGATCCATGCCGTGGACTCCCTGCGCCTGGCCCGGTTCATGGATACCGTGGCTCAGGAAACGGGAAAACGGCCCCGCATTTTGCTGGAAGTGAACGTAGGCAATGAAGACAGTAAGTTCGGATTCTTCCCGGAAACCCTGGAAAAGGAATGGCCGGAGCTGTCCTCCCTGAACCATCTTGAAATCGCCGGCCTTATGTGCATTCCCCCCCCGGTGGAAAATCCGGAGGAGGCGCGGCCCTATTTCCGCCGCCTCCGGGAGCTGAAGGAAGTCCTGTCCGGCAGGGGAGGAGCCACGCTGACGGAACTGTCCATGGGCATGAGCCACGACTTTGAAACGGCAATAGAGGAAGGAGCCACGCTCGTCCGCGTAGGGACGGCTATTTTCGGCGGCCGCTCGTACGCTCCCGCTTCGTGA
- a CDS encoding YqgE/AlgH family protein produces the protein MMEHEDISNENLAGHLLVAAPYLDGAGFHHSVIFLSRAEKEFVIGHILNHPSGMNVGDVARHTEIPESLYAVPIFKGGPVERNQLIFAAFIRTEDKLRVQFHLQEEQALEYLEDPRAILRAYVGHSGWTPPQLRRELNDRAWYVSPMVPDICLETDSSKVWAMAMRRLSPLHHIMSHASAQPSLN, from the coding sequence ATGATGGAACACGAAGATATCAGCAATGAAAACCTGGCGGGGCACCTTCTGGTTGCCGCCCCCTACCTGGATGGCGCCGGATTCCATCATTCCGTCATCTTCCTGAGCCGGGCGGAGAAGGAATTTGTCATCGGCCATATTTTGAATCATCCGTCCGGCATGAATGTGGGGGACGTAGCCCGCCATACGGAAATACCGGAATCCCTTTACGCCGTGCCCATCTTCAAGGGAGGACCCGTAGAACGCAACCAGCTCATCTTCGCCGCTTTCATCCGCACGGAGGATAAATTGCGCGTCCAGTTTCATCTGCAGGAGGAACAGGCCCTGGAATACCTGGAAGACCCCCGCGCCATCCTGCGCGCCTACGTAGGCCATAGCGGATGGACGCCGCCCCAGCTGCGCCGGGAACTGAATGACCGTGCCTGGTATGTTTCCCCCATGGTGCCGGACATCTGCCTGGAAACGGATTCTTCCAAGGTCTGGGCCATGGCCATGCGGCGGCTCTCTCCCCTGCACCATATCATGAGCCACGCGTCCGCACAGCCATCCCTGAACTGA
- a CDS encoding L,D-transpeptidase, with translation MPAPLSQAARLIQLAGAAFAVFGVLASCSRPDYEPTAIVKDGAVVSVRDQKMAVMRNGRVVKTYPVSTSKFGLGDRKGSCRTPLGAHRIASKIGSGQPKGMVFKSRKPTGECVAPNSPGRDPIVTRIMWLEGLEPRNRNAHSRLIYIHGTAEERTIGTPASYGCVRMTSNDVYEAFNLLRTGDPVVIERCSIDASLKALAQAEKMQDSPLLVMASAPDRMENANTASVISHRRRASRPPAVALSRKQTASTGKKSVPSRRAVARRTSGNSRTAVRSSGGTRYTLG, from the coding sequence ATGCCTGCGCCTCTCTCGCAAGCAGCACGCCTGATTCAACTCGCCGGCGCAGCTTTCGCTGTGTTCGGAGTCCTGGCATCCTGTTCCCGTCCGGATTATGAGCCCACTGCCATCGTGAAAGACGGCGCGGTCGTCAGCGTCAGGGACCAGAAAATGGCCGTCATGCGCAATGGCCGGGTGGTGAAGACCTACCCTGTCAGCACTTCCAAATTCGGCCTGGGAGACAGAAAGGGAAGCTGCCGCACTCCTCTGGGCGCCCATCGCATCGCTTCCAAAATCGGCAGCGGACAACCCAAGGGCATGGTGTTTAAAAGCCGCAAGCCCACCGGGGAATGCGTCGCGCCCAATTCTCCGGGCCGGGACCCCATCGTCACGCGCATCATGTGGCTGGAAGGCCTGGAACCCCGTAACCGGAACGCTCACTCGCGCCTGATTTATATCCACGGTACGGCGGAGGAACGCACCATCGGCACCCCCGCCTCCTACGGCTGCGTCCGGATGACGAGCAATGACGTATATGAGGCCTTCAACCTGCTCCGTACCGGTGACCCGGTCGTAATCGAACGCTGTTCCATTGACGCGTCTCTGAAAGCCCTGGCCCAGGCGGAAAAAATGCAGGATTCTCCCCTGCTGGTCATGGCTTCCGCTCCAGACCGCATGGAAAACGCCAATACGGCCTCCGTCATTTCCCACCGCCGCAGGGCTTCCCGCCCCCCCGCCGTTGCCCTTTCCCGCAAGCAAACGGCATCAACCGGGAAAAAATCCGTTCCCTCCAGGAGGGCGGTCGCCCGCAGGACGTCCGGAAATTCAAGAACCGCCGTCCGTTCCTCCGGAGGGACCCGCTATACACTCGGGTAA
- a CDS encoding cellulose synthase family protein, producing MSLNYNFIWLLCYLLVLVGLAGYGFHRLSIVYLYWKNRNNKPQPKARFQELPVVTVQLPMFNEKFVVDRLLESVAALDYPQDKLEIQILDDSTDDTTEQCYRKVEELKSRGFDAVCIHRTDRTGFKAGALEAATKVAKGEFLLILDADFVPEPDLLQKTIHFFTDENVGLVQTRWGHINREYNLLTRIQGMYLDGHFAMEQTARNRSGRFFTFNGTAGIWRKCVIGDAGGWSHDTLTEDMDLSYRVQLRGWRFIYLNDVVTPAELPVDMDGFKSQQHRWTKGSIQVCQKILLDIWRSNAPLKAKVEATTHLTCNYSYLLLALLCFLVYPICTQRIPENETVFMWFVNVALFFMTSVAVCIFYMSAQIVVRPKSWWKELPYLPLLLTLSVGMAVNNAKAVLEAIFGHQSAFVRTPKYGVDRKEDRRHVSQLKRNGYRAIKSVVIPVLEIACGTFFLNLIIIMIRQGHYLSPILMIPFLGFYYTGFCSLGRMISNLLPAKQTAKAKN from the coding sequence ATGTCTTTAAATTACAATTTTATCTGGCTTTTGTGCTATCTTCTGGTCCTCGTCGGCCTGGCAGGATATGGCTTCCACCGCCTGAGCATCGTTTACCTGTACTGGAAGAACCGTAATAACAAGCCCCAGCCCAAAGCACGCTTCCAGGAACTGCCCGTCGTGACGGTCCAGCTCCCCATGTTCAATGAGAAGTTCGTCGTGGACCGCCTTCTGGAATCCGTAGCCGCTCTGGATTATCCGCAGGACAAGCTGGAAATCCAGATTCTGGACGATTCTACAGACGACACCACGGAACAATGCTACCGCAAGGTGGAGGAATTAAAGTCCCGCGGCTTTGACGCCGTCTGCATCCACCGCACGGACCGCACCGGCTTCAAGGCAGGCGCGCTGGAAGCGGCTACCAAAGTAGCGAAGGGGGAATTCCTGCTGATTCTGGATGCTGACTTCGTTCCGGAACCGGATCTCCTGCAAAAAACCATCCATTTCTTCACGGATGAAAACGTGGGCCTCGTTCAAACCCGCTGGGGCCACATCAACCGTGAATACAATCTCCTTACCCGCATCCAGGGGATGTACCTGGACGGCCATTTTGCCATGGAACAGACGGCTCGCAACCGTTCCGGCCGCTTCTTCACCTTCAACGGCACTGCCGGCATATGGCGCAAGTGCGTGATCGGCGACGCAGGCGGATGGTCCCATGACACCCTGACGGAAGACATGGACCTTTCCTACCGTGTCCAGCTCAGGGGCTGGCGCTTCATCTACCTGAACGACGTCGTTACCCCGGCGGAACTTCCCGTGGACATGGACGGGTTCAAGTCCCAGCAGCACCGGTGGACCAAGGGTTCCATTCAGGTCTGCCAGAAAATCCTGCTGGACATCTGGCGCTCCAATGCCCCCCTTAAAGCCAAGGTAGAAGCCACCACCCACCTCACCTGCAATTATTCCTATCTGCTCCTGGCATTGCTCTGCTTCCTGGTGTACCCCATCTGCACGCAGCGTATTCCGGAAAATGAAACGGTCTTCATGTGGTTTGTGAATGTGGCCCTGTTCTTCATGACCAGCGTGGCCGTCTGCATCTTTTACATGAGCGCCCAAATCGTGGTGCGTCCCAAATCCTGGTGGAAGGAACTGCCGTACCTCCCCCTCCTTCTCACGCTGAGCGTGGGCATGGCGGTCAACAACGCCAAGGCTGTTCTGGAAGCCATCTTCGGCCATCAGTCCGCCTTCGTCCGCACGCCCAAATACGGCGTAGACCGGAAGGAAGACCGTCGGCACGTCTCCCAGCTCAAACGCAACGGGTACCGGGCTATTAAATCCGTCGTCATTCCCGTTCTGGAAATCGCCTGCGGAACTTTCTTCCTGAACCTGATCATCATCATGATCCGCCAGGGCCATTACCTTTCCCCCATCCTGATGATTCCTTTCCTGGGTTTCTATTACACAGGTTTCTGTTCCCTGGGCCGCATGATTTCCAACCTGCTGCCCGCCAAGCAAACTGCCAAAGCCAAGAACTGA
- a CDS encoding ApaG domain, with the protein MVLPLLTSLEVRLTPRSLYLRNEKLERMIRDDGRIPMPYNVSIRNAGDGAVRIIGKKWTVRSHEDGTQVIEGDELFGSRPLLCQGQIFAFNGLQMLRLPARIQLTLLVRDEAGILYHTDPVSLKW; encoded by the coding sequence ATGGTTCTTCCCCTTTTGACCAGTCTGGAAGTGCGTCTTACTCCCCGCAGCCTGTACTTGCGGAATGAAAAACTGGAGCGGATGATTCGGGATGATGGCCGCATCCCGATGCCTTACAACGTAAGCATCCGCAATGCGGGAGACGGCGCCGTGCGCATCATCGGCAAAAAGTGGACCGTCCGTTCCCATGAAGACGGCACCCAGGTGATTGAAGGGGATGAACTGTTCGGTTCACGCCCCCTGTTGTGCCAGGGACAGATTTTTGCGTTCAACGGCCTTCAGATGCTGCGGTTGCCGGCGCGCATCCAGTTGACTCTCCTTGTCCGGGACGAGGCGGGAATCCTTTATCATACGGATCCCGTCAGCCTTAAATGGTGA